In Lacrimispora indolis DSM 755, a genomic segment contains:
- a CDS encoding AraC family transcriptional regulator: MHAWEAIQKTLNYIEEHLNEEIQIEELAETAVLSLFYYQRLFARLVKTSVREYIKLRRLAKSLTMLRDKENRIMDIAMEYGFGSHVTFTRAFKETYGITPSQYRDKPIGLQNFDKPDLLLGYIVVDEGVPLISDGLVLEMNRKFLEEPIDFLGVTGYYPFKYGKMFGERTGVDTVGEIWNRFFRGLPNISHISEGRWIGVSYHGDAPDGYSSYFVGAEVKKDEKISGYTYWQLPIREYAVCGFESENHEQMIINLGKAMKYTRFWLKKQNLIADGFFPEIYYKSTSDISYVELWIPFKKREK, encoded by the coding sequence ATGCACGCATGGGAAGCCATACAAAAAACTCTGAACTACATCGAAGAACATCTCAATGAAGAAATTCAAATCGAAGAACTGGCAGAAACTGCCGTACTTTCACTGTTTTATTATCAGAGATTATTCGCACGGTTGGTAAAGACATCAGTTCGAGAATATATTAAATTACGCCGATTGGCGAAGTCTCTCACGATGCTGCGTGATAAAGAAAACCGCATTATGGATATTGCAATGGAATATGGTTTTGGCAGTCACGTAACTTTTACGCGGGCTTTTAAAGAAACCTATGGGATAACCCCTTCACAGTACCGAGATAAACCGATTGGTTTACAGAATTTTGACAAACCCGATTTATTGCTTGGTTATATTGTGGTTGATGAAGGTGTACCGCTGATTAGTGATGGATTGGTTTTGGAAATGAACCGTAAATTTCTAGAAGAACCAATTGACTTTCTTGGTGTTACCGGATATTATCCATTCAAATACGGTAAAATGTTTGGCGAAAGAACCGGTGTTGACACGGTTGGTGAGATTTGGAACAGGTTTTTCAGGGGTCTTCCAAATATCTCGCATATCTCAGAGGGGCGCTGGATTGGTGTTTCTTATCACGGCGATGCACCAGACGGTTATTCCAGTTATTTTGTTGGTGCAGAAGTGAAAAAAGACGAAAAAATCTCCGGATATACATATTGGCAGCTGCCCATACGAGAATATGCCGTCTGTGGCTTTGAATCGGAAAATCACGAACAGATGATAATTAATTTGGGTAAGGCAATGAAATACACTCGGTTTTGGCTTAAAAAACAAAATCTAATTGCCGATGGATTTTTCCCTGAGATATACTATAAAAGTACGTCCGACATCTCTTATGTAGAATTGTGGATTCCCTTTAAGAAACGAGAAAAATAA